From a single Mycolicibacterium moriokaense genomic region:
- a CDS encoding Trm112 family protein has protein sequence MLDEKLLAILVCPEDRGPLLLVEDECLYNPRLRRAYRIDDGVPVLLVDEAVTVTDDAEHNRLLGRASGEAG, from the coding sequence GTGCTCGACGAAAAGCTTCTTGCCATCCTCGTCTGCCCCGAGGACCGTGGTCCGCTCCTTCTGGTGGAGGACGAGTGTCTGTACAACCCGAGGCTGCGGCGCGCGTACCGCATCGATGACGGTGTTCCGGTCCTACTGGTCGACGAGGCCGTCACGGTGACCGACGACGCCGAACACAACCGGTTGCTCGGGCGGGCGTCAGGAGAAGCCGGGTAG
- a CDS encoding TetR/AcrR family transcriptional regulator, with protein sequence MTTNTERRRPGRPPGTSDTRERILTSARELFARNGIDKTSIRAIAADADVDPALVHHYYGTKTQLFAAAIHIPIDPMQIIAPLREIPVEEIGYTLPSLLLPLWDSEMGKGFLATLRSILAGSETSLIRSFLQEIIAKEVGSRVDNPPGSGPIRVQFVASQLVGVVMARYVLELEPFKSLPVEQIAETIGPNLQRYLTGDLPGFS encoded by the coding sequence TTGACGACCAACACCGAGCGCAGACGTCCCGGGCGACCGCCGGGGACGTCGGATACGCGCGAACGCATTCTCACCAGTGCGCGGGAGCTGTTCGCCCGCAATGGGATCGACAAGACCTCGATACGTGCGATCGCCGCCGACGCAGATGTGGATCCCGCGCTTGTCCATCACTACTACGGGACCAAGACCCAGCTATTCGCCGCGGCGATCCACATCCCGATCGACCCGATGCAGATCATCGCTCCGTTGCGAGAAATCCCCGTCGAGGAGATCGGCTACACGCTGCCGTCGCTGCTGTTGCCGTTGTGGGACTCCGAGATGGGTAAGGGATTTCTCGCCACGTTGCGATCGATCCTCGCCGGCAGCGAAACCTCGCTCATTCGGTCGTTCCTGCAGGAGATCATCGCGAAGGAGGTCGGCTCCCGCGTGGACAACCCGCCCGGAAGTGGGCCCATCCGTGTGCAATTCGTCGCTTCGCAGTTGGTCGGCGTGGTGATGGCGCGCTATGTTCTCGAGCTCGAACCGTTCAAATCGCTGCCAGTGGAACAGATCGCCGAAACGATCGGCCCGAACCTGCAGCGCTACCTCACCGGGGACCTACCCGGCTTCTCCTGA
- a CDS encoding ABC transporter permease has translation MSVTGGRVSVRHQAQHRDQTTRSRLSPQAYLATTTRILRQLAADHRSVAMILLIPSLIMTLIYYMFRDAPHPPGAPTPFNNVCLIMLGLFPLIVMFLITSITMQRERVSGTLERILTTPLRRLDLLAAYGTAFSIAAAAQATLACIVSFWLLGFDTAGSPALVFLIAIINAVLGVGLGLLCSAFARTEFQAVQFMPLVIAPQLLLCGVVVPRAAMPEWLQWISNVLPASYALEALQQVGAYPDPTFIAIRDIAVVIGFAVVSMVLAAATLRRRTP, from the coding sequence ATGTCAGTCACTGGAGGACGCGTTTCTGTCCGTCATCAGGCACAGCACCGCGACCAGACAACTCGAAGCCGGCTGAGCCCGCAGGCCTACCTGGCCACCACCACGCGAATCCTGCGCCAACTCGCCGCCGATCACCGCAGCGTCGCGATGATCCTCCTCATTCCGAGTCTCATCATGACGCTGATCTACTACATGTTCCGGGACGCACCGCACCCTCCGGGTGCACCGACGCCGTTCAACAACGTATGCCTGATCATGCTGGGTCTGTTCCCCCTCATCGTGATGTTCCTGATCACGTCGATAACCATGCAGCGAGAACGGGTTTCGGGCACGTTGGAACGAATCCTCACCACTCCCCTGCGCCGCCTGGACCTGCTCGCCGCATACGGCACCGCATTCTCGATCGCCGCCGCCGCCCAGGCCACGCTCGCCTGCATCGTGTCGTTCTGGCTCCTCGGCTTCGACACGGCGGGCAGTCCCGCACTGGTATTCCTCATCGCGATCATCAACGCGGTCCTCGGGGTCGGCCTGGGCCTGCTGTGTAGCGCGTTCGCCCGCACGGAATTTCAAGCGGTGCAGTTCATGCCTCTGGTGATCGCGCCACAGCTGCTGCTGTGCGGAGTCGTCGTGCCGCGCGCGGCAATGCCCGAATGGCTGCAGTGGATCAGCAATGTGCTGCCCGCCAGCTACGCTCTTGAAGCGCTGCAACAGGTCGGTGCGTACCCGGATCCGACGTTCATCGCGATACGAGACATCGCGGTTGTCATCGGCTTCGCGGTCGTTTCGATGGTCCTGGCGGCGGCAACGCTACGACGAAGGACACCGTAA
- a CDS encoding ABC transporter ATP-binding protein: MMSSSHDELLHPGVDIAVDVRDLRVIRGKRVALDDISVQIARGTITGLLGPSGCGKTTLMRCIVGTQIVAAGTVTVLGRPAGSAELRHRVGYVTQNPTIYDDLRVIDNVRYFAALTGADHADADHAIAAVGLDDHRTALCGNLSGGQRTRASLACALVSHPDLLVLDEPTVGLDPVLRVELWERFREISDRGTTLIVSSHVMDEADHCGDLLLMRDGRLLAHTTPTKLREDTGCQSLEDAFLSVIRHSTATRQLEAG; encoded by the coding sequence ATGATGAGTTCATCGCACGATGAATTGCTTCACCCCGGCGTCGACATTGCGGTCGACGTGCGAGATCTGCGGGTCATCCGCGGTAAACGCGTCGCGCTCGACGACATCTCGGTCCAGATCGCACGGGGCACGATCACCGGGCTGCTCGGCCCCTCCGGATGCGGCAAGACGACGCTGATGCGCTGCATCGTCGGCACCCAGATCGTCGCCGCGGGCACCGTCACGGTGCTCGGACGCCCGGCCGGCTCGGCCGAGCTGCGGCACCGCGTCGGGTACGTCACGCAGAACCCGACCATCTACGACGATCTGCGGGTCATCGACAATGTCCGCTACTTCGCGGCGCTGACTGGCGCCGACCACGCGGATGCCGACCATGCGATCGCCGCCGTCGGACTCGACGATCACCGAACCGCCCTGTGCGGCAACCTTTCCGGCGGCCAACGCACCCGCGCGTCACTGGCCTGCGCGCTGGTGTCCCACCCCGACCTGCTGGTGCTCGACGAGCCCACCGTCGGGCTCGACCCCGTCTTACGGGTCGAACTGTGGGAGCGGTTCCGCGAAATCTCCGACCGCGGCACGACGCTCATCGTGTCGAGCCACGTCATGGACGAAGCCGATCACTGCGGTGACCTGCTGCTGATGCGCGACGGCAGGCTGCTCGCGCACACCACACCCACGAAGTTGCGAGAGGACACGGGATGTCAGTCACTGGAGGACGCGTTTCTGTCCGTCATCAGGCACAGCACCGCGACCAGACAACTCGAAGCCGGCTGA